One Salvelinus sp. IW2-2015 linkage group LG35, ASM291031v2, whole genome shotgun sequence DNA segment encodes these proteins:
- the LOC111958564 gene encoding furin-like yields MVQQALQFQAVAPHRKCTQEVTLDPIRILPSGGEVSVNIQSADCLGTDAEVNTLEHVQVKVSLSSVCRGDLSIALVSPAGTVSLLLATRSNDDSAAGLRNWTLMSVQSWGEHPHGVWTLKVTDNKGTVGRCVRVSSEEAAGALLSVTLXLYGTYNPHRSLHGTRHLCVCLCMCVRHCLSVRPSLHFSVRSFFRPSVYSLYHPSGKSPSPRTNCESTPISPLLYTNCSEVSSTVCLYPSYSSLQPLPSSPLLPSVITAVISLGSGGRW; encoded by the exons ATGGTGCAGCAGGCCTTACAGTTCCAGGCTGTCGCCCCTCACAGGAAGTGCACACAGGAAGTCACTCTTGACCCCATCAG GATCCTGCCCTCTGGAGGAGAGGTCAGTGTGAACATCCAATCAGCAGACTGCTTGGGGACAGACGCTGAGGTCAACACGCTGGAGCATGTACAG gtgAAGGTGAGTCTCAGCAGTGTGTGTCGTGGTGACCTCTCCATAGCCCTAGTGTCCCCGGCGGGCACAGTGTCTCTGCTCCTGGCCACGCGGAGCAACGATGACTCGGCCGCCGGCCTGAGGAACTGGACCCTGATGAGTGTACAGTCCTGGGGGGAACACCCTCACGGCGTCTGGACACTCAAG GTGACAGACAACAAGGGGACAGTGGGCCGCTGTGTGAGGGTTAGCTCAGAGGAGGCAGCGGGAGCCCTCCTCAGTGTCACTCTTYTCCTCTACGGCACCTACAACCCACACAGGAGCCTGCACGGTACgaggcatctgtgtgtgtgtttgtgtatgtgtgtgcgtcactgtctgtctgtccgtccgtctctccATTTTTCTGTTCGTTCTTTCTTCCGTCCGTCTGTCTACTCTCTATATCACCCATCAGGAAAGTCTCCCTCTCCTCGTACCAACTGTGAGTCCACTCCCATTTCCCCACTGCTGTACACTAACTGTAGTGAAGTCAGTTCGACAGTATGTCTCTATCCCTCTTATTCGTCTCTtcaacctctcccctcctctcccctcctcccctctgtgaTAACTGCAGTCATTTCTCTTGGCAGCGGCGGCAGGTGGTGA